The sequence CCCATATCTGCAGAAGCACACTGGCATAATGAAACGAAGAAACTTCATAAAGTGGGCAAGGTTATTTTGGAGGCACGACTTGATTTACACGGTATGACGCGTGAAGAAGCTCACCAACGTCTTCAAAAATTTATCGCCCTGGCACACCATGATCAACTAACCTGGGTTCTTGTTATTACTGGTAAAGGGCACCCCGATAATCCACATACCCTGAAAAAGCTGCTCCCTCAATGGCTAGAAGAAATGTCGCTAGCAACCGGCTACAGCAATGCAAAAGATCAACATGGAGGACAAGGGGCCTATTATGTTCGGGTTAAGAGTAATAAACCCCGTCAGAATTAATCTTCTTTCATCCAGTTTTTTCAAGCAGCCAATGAGATGATCCGTCGTTCTAACATTTTCAGACGATTTTGGTCTTCTGCGCTAATCATTTTATAGTAGTTGCATTTGTTTCTAAGCCACAGCAATTCAAAACGAGACGCTTCAATAAGGCCTTGTTGTGCCAAACTATGAGACAAAGTGGAAACATCAAAGACAACTTTGCGGGTTTCATACCGATTGAGATAGGAAGCTGAAATGTCTCGGAGTGTTGGAACGCTTTCTGCATCGATACCACCACCAACCGCGAATTGCAGGTTTTTAGCTTGACAAAGGCTGGCCACATCTTTAATTCGTCGCGTGATTTCTGGCTTATTAACATCCCGACGACTCATTCCCAAAGAGCCACAAAAATCAACGCGCCCAAACACAATCCCTTTTAAATTATGTTTAACAATTTTTTCAGTGATCGCTTCGCGCTGTTCATATCCCTGAATCGTTTCAATATTGATAAATAATTCCATATCTGAGCGTTCTTGTTCTGAATAAACTCGATCTGCCGATTGAATAAATTTACAAACAGCGTAAGAAGATTCGATCATCGGCGCAATAATCGTAGAGGCGCCCACTTGTTTGGCCTTCAAGAGGTCAGTCATAGCCTCACAGCCCCCCACTTTAATAATCAAATTCAAATCAGCGCGAAATGCTAATTCAACCAATCGGAAAAGTTCATCATCCCGAATCCCTTCAGATTCAAATTCAGCCCGAACGTGCGTGAATCCAAACGTATTCTTACCATTTTTTAATAGGGATAACATTTCTTTTTCGAGGATATTCATAGTCTGACCAAAACAGTTTTGACGGTTATAATTAATTATTTTTCAATTTTGGTTAACAAATGGTTAAAAAAATTTTAACACTTTATTAACTATTTCAGTTAGGTCAGCCTCTAAGCGGATTTTTAAAGGCTGAATATTTTTTTTAGCACTTTTT is a genomic window of Candidatus Paracaedibacter acanthamoebae containing:
- a CDS encoding Smr/MutS family protein, translated to MKNPPKDSHLWQELIKGIKPLKHRPPHLERPSQPVDAVKINKIRLREYFDRHSHPISAEAHWHNETKKLHKVGKVILEARLDLHGMTREEAHQRLQKFIALAHHDQLTWVLVITGKGHPDNPHTLKKLLPQWLEEMSLATGYSNAKDQHGGQGAYYVRVKSNKPRQN
- a CDS encoding aldolase/citrate lyase family protein, which translates into the protein MNILEKEMLSLLKNGKNTFGFTHVRAEFESEGIRDDELFRLVELAFRADLNLIIKVGGCEAMTDLLKAKQVGASTIIAPMIESSYAVCKFIQSADRVYSEQERSDMELFINIETIQGYEQREAITEKIVKHNLKGIVFGRVDFCGSLGMSRRDVNKPEITRRIKDVASLCQAKNLQFAVGGGIDAESVPTLRDISASYLNRYETRKVVFDVSTLSHSLAQQGLIEASRFELLWLRNKCNYYKMISAEDQNRLKMLERRIISLAA